The Dethiosulfovibrio peptidovorans DSM 11002 genome has a window encoding:
- a CDS encoding adenylate kinase has product MRIILLGPPGAGKGTQAEKIMERHAVAHISTGDILRANVKAETDLGRKAKSYMDAGKLVPDEVIVEMMEERLQESDCSEGFLLDGFPRTVAQAEALDVMLKKLGLVLDGVVLLDVDDETVVKRLSGRRMCRGCGKIFNVTFKPSAKGDLCDQCGGELYQRDDDREEVIRNRLAVYHNQTAPLISYYEERGQLHRIDAADGDDVPDKIDSIVGRV; this is encoded by the coding sequence ATGAGAATCATTCTCCTTGGACCTCCCGGAGCAGGGAAGGGAACCCAGGCGGAAAAGATAATGGAGCGCCATGCGGTGGCTCACATATCGACCGGAGACATACTCAGGGCCAACGTCAAAGCTGAGACAGATCTGGGACGTAAAGCCAAAAGCTACATGGACGCGGGAAAACTCGTTCCCGACGAGGTTATAGTCGAGATGATGGAGGAGCGTCTTCAGGAAAGCGATTGTTCCGAAGGCTTTCTTCTCGACGGTTTTCCCAGGACAGTGGCTCAGGCAGAGGCTCTGGACGTTATGTTGAAAAAGCTCGGACTCGTCCTGGACGGGGTGGTGCTTCTGGACGTCGACGACGAGACCGTCGTCAAACGTCTCTCCGGACGCAGAATGTGCAGGGGATGCGGAAAGATCTTCAACGTGACATTCAAGCCCTCTGCCAAGGGAGACCTCTGTGATCAGTGTGGAGGAGAGCTCTACCAGAGGGATGACGACCGAGAGGAAGTCATCCGAAATAGGTTAGCTGTCTATCATAATCAGACGGCTCCCCTTATCTCCTATTATGAGGAGAGGGGACAGCTTCACAGAATAGATGCGGCGGACGGCGACGACGTCCCCGATAAGATCGATTCAATCGTCGGACGGGTCTAA
- the map gene encoding type I methionyl aminopeptidase, translated as MISIKKTREIEKMRRAGRIVADVIMLLKDMIRPGITTADIDRAAEDYIRKAGAYPSEKGYKVPGIPDPYPASVCTSVNDEVVHGIPSEDRYLENGDIVSVDIMACYDGYHGDACYTYPVGEISDSRQDLLNITKRSLDLALEAARAGNTLGDIGNAVESLVIPAGYGLVREYSGHGIGKRPHEAPMVPNYGRPGRGITLKAGMTLAIEPMVMAGREELVQGSDGWLVSTADGSDAAHFERTVLITEGTPEILTPWED; from the coding sequence ATGATCTCGATCAAAAAAACCCGCGAGATAGAAAAGATGCGCCGGGCCGGCCGTATAGTGGCCGACGTGATCATGCTCCTCAAGGACATGATCCGGCCCGGCATAACGACCGCCGATATAGACAGAGCGGCGGAGGATTATATCCGGAAGGCCGGGGCCTATCCCTCTGAAAAGGGATATAAGGTCCCGGGAATACCGGATCCCTACCCTGCATCAGTGTGTACCTCGGTAAACGACGAGGTGGTGCACGGGATCCCGAGCGAGGATCGATACCTTGAAAACGGTGACATCGTCAGCGTCGATATAATGGCCTGCTACGACGGTTATCACGGAGATGCCTGTTACACCTACCCGGTGGGAGAGATCTCCGATAGCCGCCAAGACCTCCTGAATATAACCAAACGGAGTCTGGATCTTGCCTTAGAGGCAGCCAGGGCCGGAAATACCCTGGGCGATATCGGGAACGCCGTTGAATCTCTGGTCATACCTGCGGGCTACGGCCTGGTAAGGGAGTACTCGGGACACGGCATAGGAAAGAGACCTCACGAGGCGCCTATGGTCCCCAACTACGGACGACCGGGACGGGGAATAACCCTGAAGGCCGGCATGACCTTGGCTATAGAGCCCATGGTCATGGCTGGACGGGAGGAACTTGTCCAAGGTTCGGATGGTTGGCTTGTCTCCACCGCCGACGGATCCGATGCGGCCCATTTTGAGAGAACAGTCCTCATAACCGAGGGAACCCCCGAGATCCTAACTCCCTGGGAAGACTAA
- the infA gene encoding translation initiation factor IF-1: MANKDDVIQVRGVVVEPLPNAMFKVKLENDHKILAHVSGKMRMHFIRILPGDKVLVELSPYDLTRGRITYRYK; this comes from the coding sequence ATGGCCAACAAAGACGATGTTATCCAAGTACGCGGAGTAGTCGTAGAGCCTCTGCCCAACGCTATGTTCAAGGTTAAGCTCGAGAACGACCACAAGATACTGGCCCACGTGTCCGGTAAGATGAGAATGCATTTTATAAGAATATTGCCAGGAGACAAGGTCTTGGTGGAGCTTTCGCCCTACGACTTGACAAGGGGACGAATCACCTATAGATATAAATAG
- the rpmJ gene encoding 50S ribosomal protein L36 has product MKVRSSVKPICEYCRVIKRRGVVRVICSRNPRHKQRQGARR; this is encoded by the coding sequence ATGAAAGTCAGATCTTCGGTAAAACCGATATGTGAATATTGTCGTGTGATAAAGCGGAGAGGTGTGGTCAGAGTCATCTGCAGCCGCAACCCCCGTCATAAGCAGCGTCAGGGAGCGAGGAGGTAA
- the rpsM gene encoding 30S ribosomal protein S13 — MARISGVDLPREKRVEIGLTYIFGIGLTTSKKILATTGVNPDTRVKDLTEEETQKLRSEIQNGYTVEGDLRREVTMNIKRLMDIGCYRGIRHRQGLPLRGQRTKTNARTRKGPKRTVAGKKK, encoded by the coding sequence ATGGCCCGCATTTCAGGAGTCGATCTGCCCCGCGAGAAGAGGGTTGAAATAGGTCTCACCTATATATTTGGAATAGGTCTGACCACGTCTAAGAAGATCTTGGCCACCACCGGTGTGAACCCCGATACCAGGGTCAAGGATCTGACCGAGGAGGAGACCCAGAAGCTTCGGTCCGAGATCCAGAACGGCTACACCGTTGAGGGAGATCTTCGTCGAGAGGTGACCATGAACATAAAGAGGCTCATGGACATCGGTTGCTACCGGGGTATCCGTCACAGACAGGGTCTTCCCCTTCGAGGCCAGCGGACCAAGACCAATGCCAGAACCAGAAAAGGTCCGAAACGAACCGTTGCCGGCAAGAAGAAATAG
- the rpsK gene encoding 30S ribosomal protein S11, which translates to MAKRTQRRGKRKEKKNISYGVAHVFSTFNNTIVSITDKGGAVISWASGGNVGFKGTRKSTPFAAQIASQQAAKAAQDHGLKEVDVIVKGPGPGRESAIRALQGAGLQVNSIRDDTPIPHNGCRPPKRRRV; encoded by the coding sequence GTGGCCAAGCGTACTCAGCGTAGAGGCAAGAGAAAAGAGAAAAAGAATATATCCTACGGAGTTGCTCACGTATTTTCCACTTTCAACAACACTATCGTGAGCATAACCGATAAGGGCGGAGCCGTTATTTCATGGGCTTCCGGTGGTAACGTAGGATTCAAGGGAACCAGAAAGTCCACTCCCTTTGCGGCTCAGATCGCCTCGCAGCAGGCGGCCAAAGCCGCACAGGATCACGGACTTAAAGAGGTAGACGTCATAGTCAAGGGCCCCGGTCCTGGCCGAGAGTCCGCCATAAGAGCTCTCCAGGGGGCGGGACTTCAGGTCAACAGCATCAGAGACGACACACCGATCCCCCACAACGGATGCCGTCCTCCCAAGAGACGTCGCGTATAG
- a CDS encoding DNA-directed RNA polymerase subunit alpha, whose translation MGEKTIYQRKVLGSLEFMRPEIRVEECSATSARIVVGPLERGFGVTIGNALRRVLLSSIKGAAITSVRIDGVVHEFSTIPGVGEDVIELLLNLKHVPIRSYSPEVRVLRLEAEGERRVTAADFQPDSEIEFVDPEAYICTLAEGARLSLEVYIEQGVGYAPADRPKPAYLPMDSLLIDAIFTPIQRVKYEVQAERVGQRTDYERIVMDVDTNGVVKPDLAVAEAARLLRKYFTIVVEEIQKLHPSEHTDPEIVESQEISVAEEETETEQESEENTLLSRGVRDLELSIRSENCLLRGGIHTIGDLVSRGRDDLLKIRNLGKISLREIEEKLENLGFSLQDEKTGDTTDKEDESE comes from the coding sequence ATGGGAGAAAAGACGATTTATCAGCGAAAGGTGTTGGGATCATTGGAGTTTATGAGGCCTGAAATCCGAGTTGAGGAATGTTCGGCGACCAGTGCCAGGATCGTCGTCGGTCCCCTGGAGCGGGGGTTCGGCGTAACCATAGGTAACGCCCTCCGCAGGGTATTGTTGTCCTCCATCAAGGGGGCTGCCATCACCTCGGTGCGTATCGACGGCGTCGTCCATGAGTTCAGCACCATCCCTGGGGTCGGGGAGGACGTCATCGAGTTGCTGTTGAACCTTAAACACGTACCGATACGGTCCTACAGTCCTGAAGTCAGGGTGCTGAGGCTCGAGGCCGAGGGAGAGCGGAGGGTAACAGCCGCCGATTTTCAACCCGACAGCGAGATAGAGTTTGTCGATCCCGAAGCCTACATCTGTACCTTGGCTGAGGGAGCTCGTCTCTCACTGGAAGTCTATATCGAACAGGGAGTCGGTTATGCGCCAGCAGATAGACCTAAACCGGCCTATCTGCCTATGGATTCGTTGTTGATAGACGCCATATTCACCCCGATACAGAGGGTCAAGTACGAGGTCCAGGCGGAGAGAGTCGGCCAGAGGACTGACTACGAGAGGATCGTCATGGACGTCGACACCAACGGAGTGGTAAAGCCCGATCTGGCGGTAGCCGAGGCGGCTAGGCTCCTGAGGAAATATTTCACCATAGTCGTAGAGGAAATCCAGAAGTTACACCCATCGGAGCATACTGATCCCGAGATCGTGGAGTCTCAGGAGATCTCTGTGGCAGAAGAAGAGACTGAAACCGAGCAGGAAAGCGAGGAGAACACCCTCCTTTCCAGAGGCGTTCGAGATCTCGAACTCTCCATCAGAAGCGAAAACTGCCTCCTGCGAGGGGGTATCCACACCATCGGCGACCTGGTGAGTCGCGGGAGGGACGATCTCCTTAAAATCCGGAATCTCGGAAAGATCTCCCTCAGGGAAATCGAGGAAAAGTTGGAGAACCTTGGTTTCTCGCTCCAGGACGAAAAAACTGGAGACACAACGGACAAGGAGGACGAGTCTGAATGA
- the rplQ gene encoding 50S ribosomal protein L17, translated as MRHRVDRRKLGRHGSHRKAMLANMVASLIIEESIETTVAKAKEVRRVAEKIITRARGGSLHDRRIVISKMNHKIAVNKLFDDVAKRYSERPGGYTRIVRTGYRNGDAAPMAVISLV; from the coding sequence ATGAGACATCGAGTCGATAGAAGAAAGCTCGGTCGCCACGGCAGCCATCGTAAGGCCATGTTGGCCAACATGGTAGCCAGCCTTATCATCGAGGAAAGCATCGAGACCACGGTGGCGAAGGCCAAAGAGGTGCGCCGAGTGGCGGAAAAGATCATCACGAGAGCCAGGGGAGGGTCCCTTCACGATAGAAGGATCGTCATCTCCAAGATGAACCACAAAATCGCAGTCAACAAGCTTTTCGACGACGTGGCCAAACGCTATTCCGAGCGTCCCGGCGGTTACACCCGTATCGTCCGTACGGGGTATCGTAACGGCGACGCCGCTCCCATGGCGGTCATCTCCCTGGTCTAG
- a CDS encoding energy-coupling factor transporter ATPase, which produces MDELSIASLDRIGYSYVEEGNPALRDISLEVRRGEWLALLGGNGSGKSTLAKHLNALLAPMQGACFISGMDSRDERNLWEIRKTISMVFQNPENQIVSTVVEDDTAFGPENLGLPPDEIENRVKKALDIAGLSDKAKSASYTLSGGQKQRLAIAGAIAMEPPCIVLDEPTAMLDPQGRGEVMALLEELHGHGITIIHITHRLEEIRKATRAVVLQAGRLIWDGLPEDLFKEPELTSWGLELPPIVSFWRRLRERGLCEDDVILTVEGLVNRLCR; this is translated from the coding sequence ATGGACGAACTTTCCATTGCCTCCCTCGATAGAATAGGTTATTCCTACGTTGAGGAAGGCAATCCCGCCCTCAGGGACATATCCCTGGAGGTGCGGCGGGGCGAATGGCTCGCTCTTTTGGGCGGCAATGGCTCCGGCAAGTCCACGCTGGCAAAACACCTTAACGCCCTGCTCGCTCCGATGCAGGGCGCTTGTTTTATATCCGGGATGGACAGCAGAGACGAGAGGAATCTCTGGGAGATAAGAAAGACCATCTCGATGGTATTTCAAAACCCGGAAAACCAGATCGTCTCCACGGTGGTGGAGGACGACACCGCCTTCGGACCGGAAAACCTGGGTCTTCCTCCCGACGAAATTGAGAACAGAGTCAAAAAAGCTCTCGATATTGCGGGATTGAGCGACAAAGCTAAATCGGCATCCTACACCCTGTCGGGAGGTCAGAAGCAACGTCTGGCTATCGCAGGGGCCATAGCCATGGAACCTCCCTGTATAGTTCTAGATGAACCTACCGCTATGCTCGACCCTCAGGGACGAGGTGAGGTGATGGCCCTATTGGAAGAACTTCACGGTCACGGAATAACGATAATCCACATAACCCACAGGCTTGAGGAAATACGAAAGGCGACCAGAGCGGTCGTTTTACAGGCAGGTCGGTTGATCTGGGACGGACTTCCCGAGGACCTGTTCAAAGAACCTGAACTGACTTCATGGGGGCTAGAGCTTCCTCCGATAGTCTCTTTCTGGCGTCGTCTCAGGGAACGGGGTCTATGTGAAGATGACGTCATCCTCACCGTCGAAGGGTTGGTGAACCGGCTATGTCGATAG